A section of the Polynucleobacter sp. AP-Jannik-300A-C4 genome encodes:
- a CDS encoding MarR family winged helix-turn-helix transcriptional regulator has product MFEQCLYFNTTSLARKLEREWTIAFKPFGLTPSQAFMLRVILEKPQSYQNALAKEMNITKPTASRGLDGLEKLGLIERRPSPDDAREIEVHPTRKAKAMKDGLNAASGEVTKKFKKLLGSDEFLDVVGKLRGISEIL; this is encoded by the coding sequence ATGTTTGAACAATGCCTCTATTTCAATACCACTTCATTGGCTCGTAAGCTAGAGCGGGAATGGACTATAGCGTTTAAGCCATTTGGTTTGACGCCATCCCAGGCATTTATGTTGAGGGTGATATTAGAAAAGCCCCAGTCCTACCAAAATGCTTTGGCAAAGGAAATGAATATCACCAAACCTACAGCCTCTAGAGGATTGGATGGACTGGAGAAGCTAGGACTAATTGAAAGAAGGCCATCGCCTGACGATGCTCGTGAGATTGAAGTTCATCCCACAAGAAAGGCAAAGGCCATGAAAGATGGTTTGAATGCGGCTAGCGGCGAGGTCACCAAGAAGTTTAAGAAGCTCTTGGGCTCAGATGAGTTTTTAGATGTCGTAGGTAAGTTAAGGGGAATTAGCGAGATTTTGTAG
- a CDS encoding KTSC domain-containing protein produces the protein MEMVRVVSSAMDAVGYDKDKQQLFITFKQGDTYTFCRVPESIHQGLLSAGSKGSYYDNFIKDKFDC, from the coding sequence ATGGAAATGGTTCGAGTTGTGTCTAGTGCAATGGATGCCGTGGGCTACGATAAAGATAAACAACAACTGTTTATTACGTTCAAACAGGGTGATACCTATACTTTTTGCAGAGTTCCCGAAAGTATTCACCAAGGCCTACTGTCTGCAGGATCAAAAGGTAGTTACTACGATAACTTTATAAAAGATAAGTTTGACTGTTAA
- a CDS encoding cysteine-rich CWC family protein has product MKKEDIGTICPVCGRANDCQIGGDKKCWCFDMSVNKAKLEQALKDKSKDQCLCRNCLKKLSVQ; this is encoded by the coding sequence ATGAAAAAGGAAGATATTGGAACGATTTGCCCAGTTTGCGGAAGGGCTAACGACTGCCAAATAGGTGGTGACAAAAAATGCTGGTGTTTTGATATGTCCGTAAACAAGGCAAAACTTGAACAAGCACTCAAAGACAAATCAAAAGATCAATGCTTGTGTAGGAACTGCTTAAAGAAATTAAGCGTTCAGTAA
- a CDS encoding ABC transporter ATP-binding protein yields MSTYSIQLEGLRKTYGHGDAAVDALKNVNMQIAPGEVVGLIGPSGSGKSTLLKCLGAVIEPTAGRMTLGGEVIYENGWKIKDLRALRRDKIGFIFQAPYLIPFLNVTDNVALLPMLAGVPNNIARARARELLEALDVAHRANASPSELSGGEQQRVSIARALANKPPVILADEPTAPLDSERALGVMGILNQMASQYQTAIIVVTHDEKIIPLFKRIYAIRDGQTIEESRRVNE; encoded by the coding sequence ATGAGTACTTACAGCATTCAATTAGAAGGGCTTAGAAAAACTTACGGACATGGTGACGCTGCTGTAGATGCCCTCAAAAATGTCAATATGCAAATTGCTCCAGGTGAAGTGGTGGGGCTTATTGGCCCATCTGGATCGGGAAAAAGTACGCTACTGAAATGTCTAGGAGCAGTCATTGAGCCCACTGCAGGTCGCATGACTCTGGGCGGCGAAGTTATCTACGAGAATGGCTGGAAAATTAAAGACCTAAGAGCACTCAGAAGGGACAAAATCGGCTTTATTTTTCAGGCACCTTATTTAATTCCCTTTCTGAACGTGACTGATAACGTGGCTCTTTTACCTATGCTTGCGGGAGTGCCAAACAATATTGCTAGAGCACGCGCTAGAGAGTTGCTAGAGGCTTTAGATGTTGCACATCGGGCTAATGCTAGCCCATCAGAATTATCCGGTGGAGAGCAACAACGGGTTTCTATTGCAAGAGCATTGGCTAATAAGCCGCCCGTCATTTTGGCTGATGAACCGACAGCTCCGTTGGATAGCGAAAGAGCCTTAGGGGTGATGGGGATCTTAAATCAAATGGCCAGTCAATATCAGACTGCGATTATTGTGGTTACCCATGATGAAAAAATTATCCCACTATTTAAACGCATTTATGCAATTCGAGACGGGCAAACCATTGAGGAATCTAGGCGGGTCAATGAGTAA
- a CDS encoding ABC transporter permease, with protein sequence MISLAGRDIAHSWGKFALTGLGLGLLIGVTLTMAGVYRGMVDDAMALLNNSGADLWVVQKDTQGPYAEASSIRDDYVRGVLGMPGVARAANITYLTMQVRKGQSDTRVMVVGVESGQLGEPAYLISGRHIVQSHYEALADVKTGFELNDLIQIKRHQYRVVGLTRRMVSSGGDPMVFIPIKDAQEAQFLKDNDAILNDRARNVANPSLNRPIPGLLDAITASQSTNHSVNAILVQIQAGSSPEEVAKPIRRWKHLEVYTRAQMEEILVAKLIANSAKQIGMFLVILAVVSAAIVAFIIYTMTLGKIREIAVLKLIGTQNSTIGSMILQQALGLGLIGFVVGKTSATFWAPLFPKYVLLEPADAIIGFILVMVICALASTLAIRAALLVDPAQAIGG encoded by the coding sequence GTGATTAGCCTGGCGGGTCGTGACATTGCGCATTCTTGGGGTAAGTTTGCTCTAACGGGATTGGGTCTTGGGCTGCTAATCGGTGTCACTCTAACAATGGCAGGGGTATATCGAGGCATGGTGGATGATGCCATGGCCCTACTAAACAATAGCGGTGCAGATCTTTGGGTAGTACAAAAAGATACCCAAGGCCCTTATGCTGAAGCATCCAGCATTCGAGATGACTATGTAAGAGGTGTGCTGGGAATGCCAGGCGTTGCACGCGCAGCTAACATTACCTATCTCACAATGCAGGTTCGCAAAGGACAAAGTGATACTCGAGTCATGGTGGTTGGGGTAGAAAGTGGGCAGCTTGGTGAGCCGGCCTATTTGATTTCCGGTCGACATATTGTTCAGTCACACTATGAAGCATTGGCGGATGTTAAAACGGGGTTTGAGCTAAACGACCTCATTCAAATTAAGCGCCATCAGTATCGGGTAGTGGGCTTAACTCGCCGTATGGTCTCATCGGGTGGCGATCCCATGGTATTCATCCCGATTAAAGACGCGCAAGAGGCGCAATTTCTAAAGGACAACGATGCGATTCTGAATGATCGCGCCAGAAACGTAGCCAATCCCAGTTTGAATCGCCCTATTCCTGGCTTATTAGATGCCATTACAGCATCGCAATCTACTAATCACAGCGTTAATGCCATCCTTGTTCAAATCCAAGCCGGCAGTAGTCCAGAGGAAGTAGCCAAACCAATCCGTCGCTGGAAACATCTTGAGGTGTATACAAGGGCGCAGATGGAAGAAATCCTTGTTGCCAAGTTGATTGCAAATTCTGCGAAACAAATTGGTATGTTTCTAGTGATTTTGGCAGTAGTAAGTGCTGCCATTGTGGCCTTCATTATCTACACCATGACCCTAGGAAAGATTAGGGAGATTGCCGTGTTGAAATTGATTGGCACTCAAAATAGTACTATTGGCAGCATGATTCTGCAGCAAGCCCTTGGCTTGGGGTTAATTGGTTTTGTTGTGGGAAAAACTTCTGCTACTTTTTGGGCGCCGCTGTTTCCAAAGTATGTTTTATTAGAGCCTGCAGACGCAATCATCGGATTCATTTTAGTGATGGTCATATGCGCTTTAGCTAGTACCTTGGCGATTAGAGCTGCTTTGCTGGTAGATCCCGCCCAAGCAATTGGAGGCTGA